The following proteins are encoded in a genomic region of Parabacteroides pacaensis:
- a CDS encoding KAP family P-loop NTPase fold protein, giving the protein MGTDKEDKKYAAVREFRHDFEELIKKSKHEKIVILIDDLDRCLPRHIIDNLEAIKLFLHVPGIAFVIAADEYIVSNAIKSEYQSLIKASEQEGNSYNIGEAYMEKFIQLPYRLPSLSNKEVETYVNLLFCQSELPPEIFDKVQKDFVEFTTTSKFEIYSWDRINTILSEGHYGSLQTTIGFISRFSNIISVTLRRNPRLIKRFLSAYEVRNTLLKVSGIDSQNNRFALLKLMLLEYKYEKLFNELCEWVFNQPGMPSELTLMEKAIAEEKDGKYPESKEWQQTDVKALLEINPLFSSINLKELFWVSRDKLSDIIGGTSLYSAKVKDVFKRAYNHTSDSILKSICLDEIAKLSADDS; this is encoded by the coding sequence ATCGGAACTGATAAAGAAGATAAAAAATATGCTGCTGTTAGGGAGTTTCGTCATGATTTTGAAGAACTAATCAAGAAGAGCAAACACGAAAAAATTGTCATATTGATAGATGATTTGGATAGATGTCTACCAAGACATATCATTGACAATTTGGAAGCTATAAAACTTTTCTTACATGTGCCTGGAATAGCGTTCGTTATTGCGGCAGACGAGTATATCGTATCAAATGCCATTAAAAGCGAATATCAGTCATTGATTAAGGCATCAGAGCAGGAAGGCAATAGTTATAATATCGGAGAAGCCTATATGGAGAAATTTATTCAACTTCCATATAGGTTGCCATCATTGAGTAACAAAGAGGTTGAAACATATGTGAATCTTTTGTTCTGTCAATCGGAACTACCTCCGGAAATATTTGATAAAGTTCAAAAAGATTTTGTCGAATTTACTACAACGAGCAAATTTGAAATATACTCTTGGGATAGGATAAATACTATTCTTTCAGAAGGTCATTATGGAAGTCTTCAGACTACAATCGGCTTCATCTCTCGATTCTCGAACATCATCAGTGTTACACTTCGCCGCAATCCAAGATTAATTAAACGTTTCCTTAGCGCTTATGAGGTAAGAAACACATTACTGAAAGTGTCTGGAATAGATAGTCAAAATAATCGCTTTGCACTATTGAAATTGATGCTTTTGGAATATAAATACGAAAAACTATTTAATGAGTTATGCGAATGGGTGTTTAATCAACCAGGGATGCCATCTGAACTTACATTGATGGAAAAAGCTATTGCAGAAGAGAAAGACGGAAAATATCCAGAAAGCAAAGAATGGCAACAAACAGATGTAAAAGCTCTGCTGGAAATAAATCCATTGTTTAGTTCTATCAATCTTAAAGAGTTATTTTGGGTATCAAGAGACAAGTTATCTGACATTATTGGTGGAACTTCTTTATATTCTGCCAAGGTAAAAGATGTATTTAAACGAGCCTATAATCATACCTCAGATTCTATATTAAAGTCAATATGTTTAGATGAAATCGCTAAACTATCAGCAGATGATAGTTGA
- a CDS encoding lipocalin-like domain-containing protein, which produces MQQKQFFKCVCGFMTAVVFTACTETTSIEGKWVEPVPGMENQMQGINLEKGGRASSINMATLQYEKWEKKGDKLILTGKSIGNHQTLSFSDTLTIKNCSNDKLELKKGSLTINYQKQR; this is translated from the coding sequence ATGCAACAAAAACAATTTTTTAAATGTGTATGTGGGTTTATGACTGCTGTTGTATTTACAGCTTGTACAGAAACAACAAGTATTGAAGGAAAATGGGTCGAACCTGTTCCCGGCATGGAAAATCAGATGCAGGGCATAAATTTAGAAAAAGGCGGTAGAGCCTCTTCTATCAATATGGCAACCTTGCAATATGAAAAATGGGAAAAGAAAGGAGATAAACTTATTCTAACAGGAAAAAGTATAGGAAATCATCAAACACTGTCTTTTTCCGACACACTTACAATAAAAAATTGTTCAAATGACAAATTAGAGCTAAAAAAAGGTAGTCTTACAATAAATTACCAGAAACAAAGATAA
- a CDS encoding AraC family transcriptional regulator, which translates to MYVLHEISPLAEGDCFYIIERYKTEFTYPLHCHEVFELNYVENAAGVQRIVGDSVEEIGNYDLVLITGVGLEHTWKQHNCKSIKIREITVQFSPDLFFRSFINKNQFASIHRMLEEAQNGLAFPMPAILRIYTLLDSLASEKQGFHSVIKFLSILHELSLCKEARVLSSSSFARVTTNSDSRRLTKIYNYISIHYAEEIRLSQLASIAGMTEVAFSRFFKERTGNNLTNYLIDTRLGHATRLLADTAQSVTEICYGCGFNNLSNFNRLFKKKKGCTPKEFRENYRKKKYII; encoded by the coding sequence ATGTATGTACTTCACGAAATATCGCCTTTGGCAGAAGGAGACTGTTTTTATATTATAGAACGGTATAAAACAGAATTTACCTATCCTTTACATTGCCATGAAGTGTTTGAATTAAACTATGTAGAAAATGCGGCTGGCGTCCAACGCATTGTAGGCGACTCCGTAGAAGAAATCGGCAATTACGACCTGGTACTCATTACCGGAGTCGGATTAGAACACACGTGGAAACAGCATAATTGCAAATCTATAAAAATAAGAGAAATCACCGTGCAGTTTTCACCAGACCTGTTTTTCAGAAGCTTTATCAATAAAAATCAGTTCGCGTCTATCCATCGCATGCTGGAAGAAGCCCAAAACGGGCTGGCTTTTCCGATGCCGGCTATTCTACGAATTTATACTTTACTAGATTCGCTCGCTTCCGAAAAGCAAGGGTTCCATTCCGTTATCAAATTCCTCTCCATCCTGCATGAGTTATCTCTTTGCAAAGAAGCGCGGGTATTATCCAGCAGCTCATTTGCCCGGGTGACTACCAATTCCGATAGCCGACGGTTGACAAAAATATACAACTATATCAGCATTCATTATGCCGAAGAGATCCGGTTAAGCCAGTTGGCAAGCATTGCAGGTATGACGGAAGTAGCATTCAGCCGTTTTTTTAAAGAAAGGACAGGTAATAATTTAACGAATTACCTGATCGACACCCGGCTGGGACATGCAACCCGTTTATTGGCCGATACCGCACAATCGGTTACGGAAATTTGCTATGGGTGCGGATTTAATAATCTTTCTAATTTCAATCGGTTGTTCAAAAAGAAAAAGGGATGTACACCCAAGGAATTCAGGGAGAATTACCGGAAGAAAAAATATATTATCTAA
- a CDS encoding type II toxin-antitoxin system HipA family toxin, producing the protein MNSIKQIEVIYDNGLVGRLALTKEGLCAFEYSTGWLNSGFSISPFELPLRSGVFIAKPRPFEGGFGVFDDCLPDGWGLLVLDRYLQQKGISPRTLTLLDRLALVGSTGRGALEFRPDKSVVSKQEYTDFEKLALEAEQILDSEDYAGEGIEEFQYRGGSPGGARPKIFTRYDGKEWLVKFRAKMDSKHIGVDEYRYSLLAKECGIEMPETRLFEDKYFGVERFDRTPNGKLHVVSVAGLIGADYRLPSIDYTHIFQVCAALTHSVAEMWKVYRLMVFNYLIANKDDHAKNFAFIYRDGDWHFAPAYDLLPSDGINGFRTTSINDKIEPSKDDIITVAVKSGLNKKEAIKIFEETTNLVRRK; encoded by the coding sequence ATGAATAGCATAAAACAGATAGAGGTTATTTATGACAATGGTTTGGTAGGGCGATTGGCTTTGACCAAAGAGGGACTATGTGCATTTGAGTATTCAACTGGATGGCTCAATTCAGGCTTCTCTATTTCTCCATTTGAACTTCCATTGCGCAGTGGGGTGTTCATCGCAAAACCTCGTCCGTTTGAAGGCGGCTTCGGGGTATTTGACGATTGTCTGCCGGATGGTTGGGGACTGCTTGTTTTGGACAGATACTTGCAACAAAAGGGTATCAGTCCACGGACTTTAACTTTATTAGATCGCCTTGCATTGGTAGGTTCTACAGGTCGTGGTGCGTTGGAGTTTCGTCCGGACAAAAGTGTTGTATCAAAGCAAGAATATACCGATTTCGAAAAACTGGCTTTGGAAGCGGAACAGATTCTTGATAGTGAAGATTATGCTGGTGAAGGAATAGAGGAGTTTCAATATCGTGGCGGCTCTCCCGGTGGTGCCCGCCCGAAAATTTTTACTCGTTATGATGGGAAAGAATGGTTGGTGAAGTTTAGGGCAAAGATGGATTCCAAACATATAGGTGTAGATGAATACCGTTATTCTCTCCTTGCCAAAGAATGTGGAATTGAGATGCCTGAGACACGGCTGTTCGAGGACAAATATTTTGGAGTGGAGCGTTTTGATCGTACGCCAAATGGTAAATTACACGTTGTAAGTGTTGCCGGACTTATTGGAGCGGATTATCGTTTGCCCAGCATAGATTATACTCACATCTTTCAGGTTTGTGCAGCTTTAACGCATAGTGTAGCTGAAATGTGGAAAGTATATCGTCTGATGGTATTCAATTATTTGATAGCCAACAAAGACGACCACGCCAAAAATTTTGCCTTTATCTATCGTGATGGAGATTGGCATTTCGCACCGGCATACGACCTGTTGCCAAGTGATGGCATAAACGGCTTCCGTACAACTTCAATCAATGACAAAATTGAACCATCGAAAGATGATATTATAACTGTTGCTGTCAAATCTGGATTGAATAAAAAAGAAGCAATTAAGATTTTTGAAGAAACAACGAATTTAGTAAGGAGGAAATAA
- a CDS encoding outer membrane beta-barrel family protein, with product MKKNLFFMLLMLFVVLQLSAQTASTTGFTIKGQVVDSLSNETVPYATIRITMAQNPGQPVKLLACDENGKFEASLKTPGKYIALIQSVGMQPYQKTFTLQAGQPTLNLGKILVQETSQKLGEVTVTAQKPLVKAEIDKITYNLEEDPEAITNNALEMLRKVPMLTVDGDDQIQLKGSSNFKVYINGKPSNLMTNNPSEVLKSMPANTIKNIEVITDPGAKYDAEGVAGIINIITKSALQGYTGTISANADDQGSAGGGGYVSLKVGKFGLTGNYNYNYRRSPYTNSYSYRENFNSTDMKYLTQTGRSKSRFPMQYGYLEASYEIDTLNLLSLSGNLFNGTRKSYSESNELMQDGAEMPVYEFNRYSNSENTFGGTELNLDYQHSTSLKDELLTISYKFNHSPDNSTYTNNIDTVLGSDLYKPLPNEWKKNKAHTNEHTGQLDYTRPFPKGQSIEAGVKYILRQSDSKTDRTVDNEPAQQPNSDFKHTQHIYAAYASYNIKWKKWGFKAGARAEGTHMDVKSDSSFNKNFFNVVPSVNLAYQIDQSQNLRLTYNMRIQRPGIWFLNPYIDNQDPLNITYGNPKLDAEKRHNISLNYSMFTQKFNINFSVNYNFVNNGIERYMVNDPSQPNVAQYTYGNIGKSHSVGAFLYGSWNPINQFRISVNGGVDYQDLSSESEGSNSGWNGRVFSNLQYTFPLDFRINVHGGYFAPRISLQGKSSSMYFVGFNLSKDFLQKKLTVSLGVRDPFWKYKEMTQTSTNRMFYRESINNWIGRSFSIRVSYRFGDMKSAIKKVKRGISNDDVKSGGDSSEGGGEM from the coding sequence ATGAAAAAGAATTTATTTTTTATGCTGCTGATGTTGTTTGTTGTGTTACAACTGTCGGCGCAGACGGCCTCGACAACAGGATTTACCATAAAAGGGCAAGTTGTCGATTCTCTTAGTAATGAAACAGTGCCTTATGCAACCATCCGGATTACCATGGCCCAAAATCCGGGACAACCGGTCAAACTACTTGCTTGTGACGAGAACGGTAAGTTTGAGGCGTCTCTGAAAACACCGGGAAAATATATCGCTCTTATCCAATCCGTCGGAATGCAGCCATACCAAAAGACATTTACCTTACAGGCAGGTCAACCCACATTAAATTTAGGGAAAATCCTGGTACAAGAAACTTCTCAAAAATTAGGGGAAGTCACCGTAACCGCCCAGAAACCTCTGGTAAAAGCTGAAATAGATAAAATTACTTATAATCTGGAAGAAGACCCGGAAGCCATTACCAACAATGCATTGGAAATGCTTCGGAAAGTACCGATGCTTACGGTAGACGGAGATGACCAGATTCAGTTGAAAGGTTCAAGCAATTTCAAAGTTTATATAAACGGCAAGCCTTCCAATTTAATGACGAATAACCCGTCTGAAGTATTAAAAAGCATGCCTGCCAATACCATCAAAAATATTGAAGTAATTACCGACCCCGGAGCAAAATATGATGCGGAAGGCGTAGCAGGTATTATTAATATTATTACCAAAAGCGCCCTGCAAGGATATACCGGAACAATATCGGCGAATGCCGACGATCAAGGAAGTGCCGGAGGAGGCGGATATGTCTCTTTGAAAGTAGGGAAATTCGGATTAACAGGAAATTACAATTATAATTATCGCCGTAGCCCATATACCAACAGCTATTCTTACCGTGAGAATTTCAATTCTACCGATATGAAATATCTTACGCAGACCGGTCGTTCGAAATCCCGTTTCCCTATGCAATACGGGTACCTGGAAGCATCTTACGAAATCGATACATTGAATTTATTAAGCCTTTCCGGAAATCTTTTTAACGGAACTCGCAAAAGCTACTCCGAATCAAACGAATTGATGCAAGACGGTGCAGAAATGCCGGTATACGAATTCAACCGATACAGCAATTCGGAAAACACATTCGGCGGTACGGAATTGAATTTAGACTATCAACATTCCACCAGCCTGAAAGATGAGTTACTTACCATTTCCTATAAATTCAACCATTCGCCGGATAACAGCACGTATACCAATAATATCGACACGGTTCTAGGCAGTGATTTATATAAACCTCTTCCCAATGAATGGAAAAAGAACAAGGCCCATACCAATGAACATACGGGACAATTGGATTATACGCGTCCTTTCCCGAAAGGCCAATCTATCGAAGCCGGAGTAAAATACATTTTACGTCAAAGCGACAGTAAAACAGATCGCACGGTAGATAACGAACCTGCTCAACAACCGAATAGTGACTTTAAACATACCCAGCATATTTATGCCGCTTATGCAAGCTACAACATCAAATGGAAAAAATGGGGATTTAAAGCAGGCGCACGGGCGGAAGGTACACACATGGACGTAAAAAGCGACAGCAGTTTCAATAAAAACTTCTTTAACGTAGTCCCTTCGGTAAACCTGGCTTACCAGATAGACCAAAGCCAAAATTTGCGGCTTACCTATAATATGCGTATTCAACGGCCCGGAATTTGGTTCTTGAATCCATATATAGACAATCAGGACCCCTTAAATATAACGTATGGTAATCCTAAATTGGATGCAGAGAAGAGACATAATATCTCTTTGAATTATAGTATGTTTACTCAGAAATTCAACATTAATTTCAGTGTAAACTACAATTTCGTAAATAACGGCATCGAAAGATATATGGTGAATGATCCGTCCCAACCGAACGTTGCCCAATATACCTACGGGAACATCGGAAAGAGCCATTCCGTAGGAGCATTCCTTTATGGAAGCTGGAATCCTATCAATCAATTCCGTATTTCCGTAAACGGAGGAGTAGATTATCAGGATTTATCCAGTGAATCAGAAGGTTCCAATAGCGGATGGAACGGCCGGGTATTTAGTAATCTGCAATATACCTTTCCTTTGGATTTTCGCATAAATGTTCACGGAGGCTACTTTGCACCCCGTATTTCTTTGCAAGGGAAATCGTCTTCCATGTATTTTGTAGGGTTTAATTTAAGTAAGGACTTTCTCCAGAAAAAACTTACGGTCAGCCTAGGCGTACGTGATCCTTTCTGGAAATACAAAGAAATGACACAAACCTCCACGAACAGAATGTTCTACCGGGAGTCTATCAACAACTGGATAGGCCGCAGTTTCTCTATTCGTGTATCTTACCGGTTCGGAGATATGAAGAGTGCCATCAAGAAAGTAAAACGCGGTATTTCGAACGATGATGTAAAATCGGGAGGAGATAGCAGCGAAGGCGGAGGAGAAATGTAA
- a CDS encoding GNAT family N-acetyltransferase, producing the protein MIREVKLQDAKAITEIYNEYVMHAVTTFETEPLQEDVMRSRIAEISAHFPYFVYEINTEVVGYCYAHAWKEKDAYKYTLETTVYLSPAHIGKGIGKLLMQKLVGECRRQGYHALIACITAGNEASNSLHRGLGFKQVSHFEKVGLKFGHWLDVIDYELVLN; encoded by the coding sequence ATGATCAGAGAAGTTAAACTTCAAGATGCAAAAGCCATTACGGAAATTTACAATGAATATGTGATGCATGCAGTTACAACATTTGAAACAGAGCCTTTACAAGAAGACGTTATGCGTTCCCGTATCGCTGAAATTTCTGCCCATTTCCCTTATTTTGTATATGAAATAAATACGGAAGTGGTAGGATATTGTTATGCACATGCTTGGAAAGAAAAAGACGCTTATAAATATACCCTGGAAACCACTGTGTATTTGTCACCTGCACATATAGGAAAAGGGATAGGAAAATTACTGATGCAAAAATTAGTTGGAGAATGCCGCCGGCAAGGTTATCATGCGTTGATAGCTTGTATTACCGCCGGTAATGAAGCGAGTAACTCTTTACACAGAGGGCTCGGATTTAAACAAGTGTCTCATTTTGAAAAAGTAGGACTGAAATTCGGTCATTGGCTAGATGTGATAGATTATGAACTGGTACTGAACTGA
- a CDS encoding glycoside hydrolase family 5 protein encodes MKWFFIILFNFLIVNLSAQWPQYRGINISILDVNEENVRDFALTGGNLFRISMPLKPVMVPIEPEFNGKRYIDSSAFEMLDHALNLCEKYDIKVVIDPHTFPGQHILWTMLGYDKIWIDKRYHNYIIEVWENIAKKYASRGNVIAGYDLLNEPDYNINFTPRGADDLNFLYRKIITAIRKYDTIHTVIVAAPHIWDKENEVTIGYTSCIKYIVPIIYDDNVVYEVHFYDPKEFTEEALSKSKAGPYPGYITGVYWNKKTITQYFKNTIEFKKTHNADIFLGEFSCPRWLGPYGGNIWIEDVIKLCEKHNISWAYHAWREASCWDAEKSNINKDEDIRLENTERMAILKKYYKKNKRKK; translated from the coding sequence ATGAAGTGGTTTTTTATTATATTATTTAACTTTTTAATAGTAAATTTGTCGGCACAATGGCCTCAATATAGAGGCATTAATATATCCATATTAGATGTTAATGAAGAAAATGTTCGTGATTTTGCTTTAACAGGAGGTAATTTATTTAGAATTAGTATGCCCTTGAAACCTGTAATGGTTCCTATAGAGCCGGAGTTTAACGGAAAAAGATACATTGATTCCTCGGCTTTTGAGATGTTGGATCATGCTTTAAATCTTTGTGAAAAATATGACATAAAAGTAGTTATTGATCCTCATACATTTCCGGGACAGCATATTTTGTGGACAATGCTGGGATATGATAAAATATGGATAGATAAAAGATACCATAATTATATTATTGAAGTTTGGGAAAATATTGCTAAAAAATATGCTTCCCGGGGAAATGTTATAGCTGGATATGATCTACTAAATGAACCGGATTATAATATTAATTTCACACCGCGGGGAGCTGATGATCTCAATTTCTTATATAGAAAAATCATAACAGCTATACGTAAATATGATACTATCCATACTGTTATTGTGGCAGCTCCCCATATTTGGGATAAAGAAAATGAAGTCACAATTGGATATACTTCGTGTATAAAATACATTGTTCCCATAATATATGATGACAATGTAGTTTACGAAGTTCATTTTTATGATCCGAAGGAATTTACGGAGGAGGCTTTAAGCAAGTCCAAAGCTGGCCCTTATCCTGGTTACATTACCGGTGTATATTGGAATAAAAAAACTATTACTCAGTATTTCAAAAACACAATTGAATTCAAAAAAACACATAATGCTGACATTTTTTTGGGTGAATTTTCTTGTCCGAGATGGCTAGGACCTTATGGAGGCAATATATGGATTGAGGATGTTATTAAATTGTGTGAAAAACATAACATTTCGTGGGCTTATCATGCATGGAGAGAAGCATCCTGTTGGGATGCTGAAAAAAGTAATATTAATAAAGATGAAGATATTAGACTTGAAAATACTGAAAGAATGGCTATTCTAAAAAAATATTACAAAAAAAACAAACGTAAAAAGTAA
- a CDS encoding SagB/ThcOx family dehydrogenase: MELIKLNAPDKERGSSLMSTLSVRASERIFADKELSIQDLSDLLWAANGLNRPDTGHRTAPSALNSQDVDIYVTLPHGTYLYNPVEMQLEPVTEGDLRIWVADQQEFMVSAPVFLIFVSDISRFPYGNDEVRIRMGAYDVGIVSQNVNLFCASVGFATVPRASMDIEKLRELLRLKPSQYPMMNNPVGYRP; the protein is encoded by the coding sequence ATGGAGCTTATTAAATTGAATGCGCCGGATAAAGAAAGGGGAAGTTCCCTGATGTCTACCTTGTCAGTACGTGCCTCGGAACGGATTTTTGCCGATAAAGAATTATCCATTCAGGATTTGTCAGATCTATTGTGGGCTGCCAATGGATTAAACCGTCCGGATACAGGGCACCGTACTGCACCCTCTGCTCTAAATTCACAGGACGTAGATATTTACGTTACTTTGCCTCACGGAACTTATCTGTACAATCCTGTAGAGATGCAATTGGAGCCGGTGACCGAAGGCGATTTGCGCATTTGGGTAGCCGACCAGCAGGAATTTATGGTAAGTGCTCCGGTCTTCCTTATTTTTGTGTCGGACATTTCCCGGTTTCCCTATGGAAATGATGAAGTGCGCATTCGCATGGGGGCTTACGACGTGGGAATTGTTTCTCAGAATGTCAATTTATTTTGTGCTTCCGTAGGATTCGCTACGGTTCCCCGCGCTTCTATGGATATCGAAAAGCTCCGCGAATTGCTCCGCCTCAAACCTAGTCAATATCCGATGATGAATAACCCGGTGGGGTATCGTCCATGA
- a CDS encoding helix-turn-helix domain-containing protein, whose translation MNNMIAFNLSTPKDVALQIAARVKARRLELDLTQEGLAARAGVKFATYRRFEQTGEISLKGLLQIGFALNALSEFDALFAQKQYQTLDDVLNEQNVTRKRGKKNE comes from the coding sequence ATGAATAATATGATAGCATTTAATCTTTCTACTCCTAAAGATGTTGCTTTGCAGATTGCGGCAAGGGTAAAGGCAAGAAGATTGGAACTGGACTTGACCCAAGAGGGGTTGGCAGCAAGGGCCGGAGTCAAGTTTGCCACTTATCGCAGATTTGAGCAGACTGGAGAAATCTCATTGAAGGGTTTGCTTCAAATCGGGTTCGCCCTGAATGCACTTTCTGAATTTGATGCTCTTTTTGCGCAAAAACAGTATCAAACTCTCGATGATGTGCTGAATGAGCAGAATGTTACACGTAAAAGAGGCAAGAAAAATGAATAG
- the ltrA gene encoding group II intron reverse transcriptase/maturase, translated as MKGRMQKILSGNNSCPQKDSSANESYVGVQTFMGITENNLVEVSFTKEDLLEGILSPSNLNAVYKRVVQNGGSGGVDNLGTYDLLPYLTAHKRELIACLLDGSYRPNPVRRVEIPKDNGKQRQLGIPTVVDRLIQQAISQVLSPVYEGDFSDNSYGFRPNRGAHQALGRCQSNITSGYKYVVDLDLEKFFDTVPQSKLMEILSRRIKDGRELSLIHKYMRAGVVVCHKFSESQQGVPQGGPLSPLLSNIMLNELDKELAHRGHPFVRYADDCMIFCKSKRAAERTKKSIIEFIESRLYLRVNRDKTTVGYVRGKKFLGYSFYVSKGVCRLSVHPTSVTKMKARLKALTSRSNGWGYEERKSQLRQFMVGWVEYFKLADMKQQLIRIDEWLRRRIRLCIWKYWKKIKPRYHNLMRCGIEKHQSWMWANTRKGYWCIAGSPIVSRAINNDSLRKAGYLMLSEYYRKVTS; from the coding sequence ATGAAGGGAAGAATGCAGAAAATATTGTCAGGGAACAATAGCTGCCCACAAAAGGATAGTTCGGCAAACGAAAGCTATGTGGGAGTGCAGACTTTTATGGGGATAACCGAAAACAACCTCGTGGAAGTGTCCTTTACGAAAGAAGATTTGCTGGAAGGTATCTTGTCGCCTTCTAATTTGAACGCCGTCTACAAGCGAGTTGTTCAGAATGGGGGTAGTGGAGGTGTCGATAATTTAGGAACGTATGATTTACTTCCTTATCTAACAGCCCACAAGAGGGAACTGATAGCATGTCTTTTGGATGGTAGTTACCGTCCTAATCCTGTGCGTCGGGTGGAAATCCCCAAGGACAATGGCAAGCAGCGTCAACTTGGTATTCCTACTGTTGTTGACCGTCTGATTCAACAAGCCATCTCACAAGTTCTCTCACCTGTGTATGAAGGAGACTTCAGTGATAACAGCTACGGTTTCCGTCCCAATCGAGGAGCACACCAAGCTCTTGGTCGCTGCCAATCTAACATAACGTCAGGTTACAAGTATGTCGTCGACTTGGATTTGGAGAAATTCTTCGATACCGTCCCTCAAAGCAAATTGATGGAGATTTTATCCCGTAGAATCAAGGATGGGAGAGAGCTCTCGCTTATCCATAAATATATGCGAGCAGGCGTAGTTGTGTGTCACAAGTTCTCTGAAAGCCAGCAGGGAGTACCTCAGGGTGGTCCTCTAAGTCCCTTGTTGAGCAATATCATGCTTAATGAGTTGGATAAAGAACTTGCACATCGGGGTCATCCTTTCGTGCGTTATGCGGATGACTGTATGATTTTCTGTAAGAGTAAACGTGCTGCCGAACGGACAAAGAAGAGCATCATTGAATTTATCGAATCCAGGCTTTACTTGCGAGTGAACCGTGATAAAACCACAGTAGGTTATGTACGAGGGAAGAAGTTTCTGGGTTACTCCTTTTACGTGAGTAAAGGAGTTTGCCGTCTGTCCGTGCACCCCACGAGTGTTACCAAGATGAAAGCCCGATTGAAAGCGCTTACTTCTCGTAGTAACGGTTGGGGATATGAAGAAAGGAAATCCCAACTCCGTCAATTTATGGTTGGGTGGGTCGAGTACTTCAAGTTGGCAGACATGAAACAACAACTAATCCGCATTGACGAATGGCTCCGTAGGCGAATCCGCCTGTGCATTTGGAAGTATTGGAAGAAAATCAAACCCCGATACCATAACCTAATGCGGTGTGGCATTGAAAAGCATCAGTCTTGGATGTGGGCCAATACTCGCAAAGGTTACTGGTGTATCGCCGGTAGTCCCATCGTAAGCCGTGCCATCAATAACGATAGCCTTCGAAAAGCTGGCTATCTTATGCTCTCTGAATATTATCGTAAAGTGACATCGTAG